The segment CCACGGTGACGTCCATGTCGAAGGTTGCTTTGCTTTTGGCATTTCGTGCGGTAGCTTCGATGCACATGGTGCGGCTGCTCGCGGCGTCTCAGCTCGTTTTCCTGCCCGATTGGACGATGGGACGTCACGTGCACGAGCGTTTTCATGAGCTGATCGTGCTCACCAGTGGGGCAGTTGAGGCCCGCGTGGAGCCCATGGCGGATGACGGCGCCGGCCGCGCCGCGCAGACGGTGACCGCCCGGGCCGGTGAGTCCCTGCTGTACGCCCGTCGGGCGTCGCATGCCGAGCGGTCGGTCGACCACCGACCGGTCAACATGGTCTGCATCTCGTTCGAGGCCGACGACGACGCGTTCGCGGCCGACGGGCCCGGCCCCGTGTGGTCGGCGGACGCCGCTGGGCGCGTCGCGGTGCTGGCCAGATGGATGACGGAACTGACACCGGCGGCGTGCGACGCCGACCAGCGGACGCTCGACGCGCTGCTGACGGCCCTGCTGGCCGAGCGGTCGGCCCGGGCCCGGGAGGAGGACCAGCTCGTGCAACTTGTCCGCCAACACGTCCGCGACCACCTGGCTGAGCGCATCTCGCTTGGCGACCTTGCCGACGCCGCCTGTTTGTCGCGATTTCATTTCGCCCGCCGGTTCCGGGTGGCGGCGGGCATGTCGCCAATGGCGTTCGTGCGCAGCCAGCGTGTCGACGCCGCCCGCGCACTACTGATGACGCGCAGCGTGCCACTGCGGGCCGTCGCCCGCACGGTTGGCCTCGGTAACGAGTTTCACCTGTCGCGCGTCTACAAGCGCGTCACCGGCCAGACGCCTCGCCGCAATACGCCGGGCGGCTGACGACTTATCTCCTGAAAATTCTTCTGCCCCACTCCCCGTGCGCGGGGCAAGGGTGGGAAGCAATTCGGCCCAGTTCAAGCACCTGAGGCTCACCGCGATCAAGAAGCTTGATGATGGTGGAAGGCAACGTTGCTTGCAGGCGCGTGTACAGAGTTTGTGTGCGGCCGCAGCATCTCCTACATCGAATGCGATCGACCTGCGTCCTGATCGGCGTGTTCCGTTTACTTGAGGACATTGAACCATGACGAGAATTGGAATCATCGGCGCTGGCGGCAACGCGACGGGACATGCCCAATATTACACGGCCAACCCGCGAACGCGCGTCGTGGCGATCGCTGATCCGGATCGCGGTCGGGGCGACGCGCTGGCCACCGAGTGCGGCGCCCGTTGGGTAAGCGACTACCGCGAGTTGCTGGATGAGGTCGACGCGGTCGTCGTGTCTTCGCCGAACTGGTTGCATGTGGAACACGCGACTGCGGTCGCGCGGGCGGGGCTGCACGTTTTCTGTGAGAAGCCGATGGGCCTGAACCTCGCCGAGGCACAGCAGATCGCCGGGGCCGTGGCCGAGGCCAAGGTTGTGTCGGCCGTCGGCTTCGCAGTGCGGTTCGATCCACCCATTCAGACGATGGCTCGCCTGGCGCGTGAGGGGACGCTGGGCCAACTGCGCTCGCTTTGGTCGCGGCGCGTGTTCTCGATCGGTACCGGTGGCGCGCCCTGGCGCACGGACCCGAGCCGCAG is part of the Tepidisphaeraceae bacterium genome and harbors:
- a CDS encoding AraC family transcriptional regulator, whose protein sequence is MVRLLAASQLVFLPDWTMGRHVHERFHELIVLTSGAVEARVEPMADDGAGRAAQTVTARAGESLLYARRASHAERSVDHRPVNMVCISFEADDDAFAADGPGPVWSADAAGRVAVLARWMTELTPAACDADQRTLDALLTALLAERSARAREEDQLVQLVRQHVRDHLAERISLGDLADAACLSRFHFARRFRVAAGMSPMAFVRSQRVDAARALLMTRSVPLRAVARTVGLGNEFHLSRVYKRVTGQTPRRNTPGG
- a CDS encoding Gfo/Idh/MocA family oxidoreductase, producing MTRIGIIGAGGNATGHAQYYTANPRTRVVAIADPDRGRGDALATECGARWVSDYRELLDEVDAVVVSSPNWLHVEHATAVARAGLHVFCEKPMGLNLAEAQQIAGAVAEAKVVSAVGFAVRFDPPIQTMARLAREGTLGQLRSLWSRRVFSIGTGGAPWRTDPSRSGGVLYEINLHELDWLLAIAEETGGRLNSVYARVWAADRSHPRANDHNWITLGFAGGVTATHEGSWSSPTVNFYRGVEGSTASAVTNEWGNDLFLTLLGQSRTPYACDEAFDLRGHFLDCIERKLETVASVARSLRVMAVAEAVLESSRTGKAIDFA